From a single Natronorubrum tibetense GA33 genomic region:
- the acs gene encoding acetate--CoA ligase yields the protein MVDRNGWGGDRPVLTGSRRSPPPSFVEQANVTDSGIYDEFEANWPNCWERAADLLSWNQPYETVLEDEDAPFYRWFAGGRLNAAENCVDRHLEAGRKTHTAIRWEGKHGDRKTYTYRDLYVAINEFAAALRNLGVEEDDVVTIYLPMIPELPIAMLACARIGAPHSVVFAGLSADALATRMDAADSEFLVTCDGYYRRGDAFNQKSKADNARLKLAQDVRTVVVDRLGEDLPHVLGDDEFDYHDLRDRFAGETVDPVPRDAEDMLFLMYTSGTTGEPKGVVHTTGGYLSHVAWTSHAVLDVKPEDTYWCAADIGWITGHSYIVYGPLALGTTTVMYEGTPDYPDRDRLWEIVDRNAVDIFYTAPTAIRAFMKWGEDYPERHDLSSLRLLGSVGEPISPRPWNWYYEHVGNGECPVVDTWWQTETGAVTISTLPGIDEMKPGAAGPGLPGIDVRVVDESGAEVEPGESGYLTIARPWPGMVRTLYDGDDRFRTEYWNQFSDPDRGEWWYASGDAARVDEDGYITVLGRVDDVINVSGRRLSTMEIESAITGVEGVAEAAVVGRSSEANGTDVQAYVSTERGYDDQGEVRGAIIDSIEAAIGPIARPADVLFTPELPKTRSGKIMRRLLEDVANDEDLGDTSALRNPEIVGEIQAEIRGE from the coding sequence ATGGTCGATCGGAACGGGTGGGGAGGCGACCGTCCCGTCCTCACCGGATCCCGCCGCAGCCCGCCGCCGTCGTTCGTCGAGCAGGCGAACGTCACGGACTCGGGCATCTACGACGAGTTCGAAGCCAACTGGCCAAACTGTTGGGAACGTGCAGCCGACTTGCTCTCCTGGAACCAGCCGTACGAAACCGTCCTCGAGGACGAGGACGCGCCCTTCTATCGGTGGTTCGCCGGCGGGCGATTGAACGCGGCCGAAAACTGCGTCGACCGCCACCTCGAGGCGGGACGCAAGACCCACACGGCAATTCGCTGGGAGGGCAAACACGGCGATCGGAAGACGTACACCTACCGCGATCTGTACGTCGCGATCAACGAATTCGCCGCAGCGCTCCGGAACCTCGGCGTCGAGGAGGACGACGTGGTGACGATCTACCTCCCGATGATTCCGGAGCTCCCGATCGCGATGCTCGCGTGCGCCCGAATCGGTGCCCCACACAGCGTCGTCTTCGCCGGGCTGTCGGCGGATGCGCTTGCGACCCGAATGGACGCCGCCGACAGCGAGTTTCTCGTCACCTGCGACGGCTACTACCGGCGCGGCGACGCCTTCAACCAGAAGAGCAAGGCCGATAACGCCCGGCTCAAACTCGCACAGGACGTTCGAACGGTCGTTGTCGACCGACTCGGCGAGGACCTCCCGCACGTCCTCGGTGACGACGAGTTCGACTATCACGATCTCCGGGACAGGTTCGCGGGAGAGACCGTCGATCCCGTCCCGAGAGACGCCGAAGATATGCTGTTCCTGATGTACACGTCGGGAACGACGGGCGAGCCGAAAGGTGTCGTCCACACGACGGGTGGCTACCTCTCTCACGTCGCGTGGACGAGCCACGCCGTGCTCGATGTCAAACCCGAAGACACCTACTGGTGTGCGGCCGACATCGGCTGGATCACCGGCCACTCTTACATCGTCTACGGCCCGCTCGCGCTCGGAACGACGACGGTGATGTACGAGGGGACCCCGGACTACCCCGACCGGGATCGGCTCTGGGAGATCGTCGACCGGAACGCCGTCGACATCTTCTATACCGCGCCAACGGCGATTCGGGCGTTCATGAAGTGGGGCGAGGACTACCCAGAACGTCACGACCTCTCCTCGCTGCGGTTGCTTGGCAGCGTGGGCGAACCGATCAGCCCGCGCCCGTGGAACTGGTACTACGAACACGTCGGCAACGGGGAGTGTCCCGTCGTCGACACCTGGTGGCAGACCGAGACCGGCGCGGTGACGATCTCGACGCTGCCCGGAATCGACGAGATGAAACCCGGCGCAGCCGGGCCCGGCCTGCCCGGAATCGACGTTCGCGTCGTCGACGAATCGGGAGCGGAGGTCGAACCCGGCGAGTCCGGCTACCTTACCATCGCTCGCCCGTGGCCGGGGATGGTCCGAACGCTCTACGACGGCGACGACCGGTTCCGTACGGAGTACTGGAACCAGTTTTCGGACCCCGACCGCGGGGAGTGGTGGTACGCCAGCGGCGATGCCGCTCGCGTCGACGAGGACGGCTACATTACCGTCCTCGGCCGGGTCGACGACGTGATCAACGTCTCCGGCCGGCGGCTAAGCACGATGGAGATCGAGAGCGCGATCACCGGCGTGGAAGGCGTCGCCGAAGCCGCCGTCGTCGGCCGCTCGAGCGAGGCGAACGGTACAGATGTCCAGGCCTACGTCAGCACCGAACGCGGCTACGACGACCAAGGCGAGGTCCGCGGCGCGATAATCGACAGCATCGAAGCGGCGATCGGACCGATCGCCCGCCCGGCGGACGTGCTCTTTACGCCCGAACTCCCCAAAACGCGCTCGGGGAAGATCATGCGTCGGCTGCTCGAGGATGTCGCGAACGATGAGGATCTCGGCGATACCAGCGCGCTCCGGAACCCGGAGATTGTCGGCGAGATTCAGGCCGAGATTCGGGGAGAGTGA